The following is a genomic window from Drosophila busckii strain San Diego stock center, stock number 13000-0081.31 chromosome 2L, ASM1175060v1, whole genome shotgun sequence.
ttttattatgtGAAACGGCAattatctttttatttttatatacaagtttACACGTCAGGTCATCCAGCGAGTTTATCCACTGCAACGCTAAACTTATTGCATTCTATGCTAAGGTATAGCACAGCTGCggcacttaatttattaagctataGCTGCTGTATATACTTCGTTTGCCATTAAGTGCAATAAACAGATTTATAGCGCAGATTTTATGGCCTTTCATATAGCTTAATTCTCTGCATTAATCCGCAGGTAAAAATGCTGCCAATTCGGTTagcagctgcaaagcaaacggCGTTTGATGAATCTTCAGCTtggaatattaaaatttttattagcgAGCATTATCTTACGTGTCTGTGATTTGTTAAAGCGCCAAGGATGAAAAGAGCTACTGATCATATAAAATGTTGACTATATAAAATAACCTTTGATTAAGTTAACTCTAAGATCATGACAGCGTTGTCGTTAATCGCCTATCGAGCGTAGTTAATTAATGTAGAaagttaaatatacatttaattatgctttagAACATGATGCAGactttatgattttttttttatatattttacatataaaatagcTTATTGAGCAGAGCcaactgtatttattttattactggccaattgcttttaattgccttattattaatttatttttttgtttgttttaattcatataaaacttttattgttattacacttgtttcattttttgtctaatattgttgctgccaaagtCTCCGCCGACTGCTAAATTGACAAATCGTAGTCAGACCACGCTAGTGCCAACTGTATTCCATTAGCAACGACATCTTGGCCGCAAGCAAAGCTAAGCTAACTGACTGAGCGACTGACAAGTTGACTGGCAGACTACGAAAACCactaaattcatataaattgtCAAAGCTAAAGTCAGACACAGTATTTTAGgtaaaaataacatttgttACGAATTTACAATCAAGGCTTGCCTTTAAGTACACTTGAGCCAAGAGGCTGCTTACCTTAAGCTGGTTAAACAGCTGCTTGAAGCCTCTAGAGCCCTAGACGTTGCTATTTATAGCCCCAACATGCACATCAGACAGCATGCATGCAACACGGCTCATGAGCCATGGCTGGCGGCTGGAGttgacaaaaagcaaataacgCCTACGAAACTTCACATTAGCATTTGTCTAAGCAGACGACAGCGGTAATAAATGTGCCTGAGGCATGCCACAAAGTACGTGGCAAGCTTAAAGGCGCGTTCGTCAGACGTGTCGCCTGCAAAATGCTCGACTGCCttctttaataattaaaataactgtTACGGCCAGTGCATCCAAAAGTTAATGGCAATGATAATGCAATATGTTTTCAGAATTTAAGTAACCGTGGAAATTTGGAAATTCAGGCAAATTCTTCTTGGTCTTGAGTGTAATTTgacaatattataaataaacaccATGTTGAACAGGTGAGTAATGggttttgaatttgaataataaattgctttgaattcaaatcaaaactCAAGAAGATgcgaaattataaaaaattccaCACACAACTTGCAGTAATTCTGTTCATTTATGCTGGATCGATCTGTATTAACTTTAAActacttatattttaaattttaagatttCTGCTTGCTTTAGCAATTATAGTACTTAAGCCCGGTATTTGTTTAACGCTTGAGCAAACAGCTTAATGGCAAATTGTGTTTTGCTGATTctctaataattaaaataaatcttacaGTCCGTGCAACTTGACCAAAAGTTGATGACAATTggcaatgcaataaattttgaaaatttaagtgactttggcaatttgaaaattcaGTCAAGTTCAAATGCTTTTGCAAAAGTTCAGCTTGAGTGCaagtttattgaaattttatgcaagtCTTGCATTTTCTTGGAACTTAATACAAGCAGCAGAAGCTTATGCGAACCCATCAAAGTTGCTCGACAATTTCtatctacacacacatgtctgcgtgtgtgtgtgtgtgtgtgtgtgtgtgtgtgtgtgtgtgcgtgtcgaAGTCTAGCCACGAAACGAGCTTAGTTTAGCGTGCTGCAGATTTGTAACAAgaatggcaaaagttttcgcAACATGTTGGCAGAGAGTTGCTTGAGGCTTAACGCTTGATTGTTACAACGCGCTGAATATTAAACGATTCTTGCTTTCGTTCctgctttaaaaaatgcatgcaatCAGCATGAAATTTGTCTCATAATTATTAATacgtaattttttaatttgtcagCATCTGTAGCTGAGGTGGCGCACCATGGGGTCGAGAAGAagtgaaaatataattaaaaaacacaacaaatgaataaagcgcaacagttgcaacaacgcGGCAAGCAGTCAACCGAGCATAtcatgaaataataattaaaatcttAAACTGCAGCATTGTTTGATGGCCAAGACTTGCGGGCAAGTATTTATTAAACGGAGTCtgccaattaaatatttaagctgccaCAAGTCTAGCACAAGTTGCAGCATAATTCACActcttgccacacacacacacacacacacacactcttcaTGTCGagactctctctttctctcttgtGTCATGCGAGCAGTCCTTTGGCGTGATTTCCCCCAGTGCTAGACGAGTGCGAAAATCAAATGTCTGACACGCAAGATGGATGATGGCTAAGCCAACTTCAAGCAGCACCACTCAGTCTCTCACTCATTGTTTGTGCGTTGCAGTGCTGACAGTTTAGCAAATAAGTTGTTATTTCAGTTaactttcaaaaaaaattacagcttatttttaaatgccacagtttttaattttccttTAGCATCTTCTTCATAAAAGAAGATATTTTTAatcgtttgcattttttacacACAAATTACGATTAAATAGACATCGTAACTTGTAATTAACTCAGTTGCTCACTTTAGACAACCTTTTTTTATCTTTATCGTTATCAATAATAGTTAAATGTACTCATACTAACTCATCAAATTtgatgagaaaaaaaaaagttcaccACAAGTTAAGTcacatttattgatttagcattttttctggcaatttttacataatttttagctactTTTTTTGCTTAGGAGATTCTGGCAGCACTGATTGGCGGCCTCCTAGACATTTTcatgtgcgcatgtgtaaaagcagatgAGCAGCTGACTTCATGCAGCTCTTGCtatctttgttttgcttgccaaagtcAGCTGTGCTGCTTCCATGGATATTTTACTTCGCTCAGAGCGTTTCGACTGCTGAGAGAATAAAACTAAGATGGCAGCGCTGCCTTAAATTACATTGGCGGCctctttgacttttgtatgtgcgcatgtgtaaaagcagataagcagctgagctCACATAGCTCTCGCTAActttttcttgcttgctttgctattgatattgaaatatacGCACCAATTAAATCCAGCCAGTTATAAATATTCGCAGACTAGTCaaactatatttattgattttttctggcaacatttaaataattcttagcaacttttagcaacttttttttacaaatcTAGCTATTTTTGCTTAGGAGATTCTGGCAGCACTGGTGCGTTGTTCTCCCCCAGGACATCAACAGTGACTGCAAAATTAAGTGCGCAAGCTAGATACAGTATTCAAATTAGTTGGCAAGCGAGCATATGTGAGAAAGGCTACTTAAGAAAATTGTTGTTCACCTGCAGTTGAAGCTAGATGTTTATTCTTTTCACAATTTAGTATTTCTATATTGAATGGAACTCTTGAACTATTTTTTGCACACTAGtgtcaactttttatttacttggttacatatttatatcaaacgattattattttgatttatgcatcTTTGttctttgaataaaaattcagTCCCTTGTATTTATTACTATCTAGCTTAAGCTAAATAcgatatatacaaatataaacttaGCTGACTAACTTTATTAAACataacaacagcagaagcagctCTGAATTCATTCATGCATTCAATTGCATTGTTCAGCTTAAGCGCCTAAGCAAGGTAATTAGTCCTTAAATTAGGCGtgcttattaaatgaaattacattaaactaaataaagtatatatgctatataatatTACTCAGCATTACTCGAAAATCcaaaaggtttttttttgatgACAACTgcgcatatgcatatatttattttcagattTTCAGCACGCTCAGCATATTtgccaaatgaaattcatGCAAATGCGTTCAGGCCAAATGACTAACGGAAGGCGCAAATTTTCACGCGTCTAGCGACATTTTAAATGCCAGGCAACTGCtagtttgtatatttgtgtGGCAGCTTGGCTTGGCCGCCTTTTTGTTCTGTGTCGAACACACAGCACAGCGGAAACGTTGCGTATATGTAACGTAACCCGTACGAAtatgttgaaattttattgtgcggcgtaaaaaaatgttgaatggTTGAATGCTTGACACTTTAAAGTCAGCTAACAAACAACTCTGCAGCTTGTGAaatgtgttttaaatattttagttgaaGCACTATTGCGTTGCAAAGGAATGTGATATGTACTTCGGTCTCGAGCctgttgatgctgatgctgatgctgtcATCTGCCAAACTGTCTTGACATGCCATTgaaataaaagctgcagccTAAATACTCAAGCATAAAGtggaatatatttataacattttgctTATCTTGGCTTGAATGTAAGTGAAAAGCATTTGGCTGGCAAAGCGACGCTCGCCGGATATATTTTCAGCTTTGTGGCATCGTCAGTGCCGACATGATAGTCTTGTAGTATGTTGGCCAACagcacaaagccaaagccacgcACAAGGTTTTGGCCAATGCAAGTGCGTTTGCCAATGCTAAATGGCAAAAAATGTGGCAGATTTTTGCGTAATTGATAAGTGGGTGAGCTCAATTCAATGCCTGAATCAGAGTCGGCGCTAAGTTTGCGCTCTGTTTGCTGCAGAAATCTTTCGGGACGAAATTGATCTGGTTCGTCCCAATACTTGGCGCTTGTATTAAGCGCATAGTTGTTGATAAAGATAATGGTGCCTGTGGTAACACCATGACCAGCTATCTGCGTATCCTCTGTGGCGACATGTGGCACAATGGGCGATGAGGAATAGCGCAGCACTTCATATAAAGTAGCCATGGTATAGGGCAGCTCTGGCATATCCAGCAAGTTGACTCTGCGCTCGCTTTTATTTGTAACCACATCAATTTCCGCTTGTATGCTGCTGGCTATGGCTGGATACTTGGCTATATAGGCCAAGGCTAGCATTACCAAATTGCCCACTGCAGAGTGACCGCCTATGAAATCCTccagcataaatataattgtattgCGTGAAACATTGGCATGCTCAACCAAGCTCTTGAGCAGCGCATCAGTAAAGTCCTTGTCAGGCTCATCCAAGTCTATATCGAGTTCGCGCTGCTGCATAACACGCTGCAGTATAAATTTGCGTATAGTGCTGGACCAGTGACTAATCTGGCTGAGATGTCGCTGATAAAAAGGCTGCAGCCAGCTTAGAAAATCCAAAGCATAGCCCTGGTTTATCTCCCAGAATATCTCATCAAAGTAACCGACTATCTTATCAAACTCTGCATCGTCATATGCAAAGCGCAGCGAGCACATATACTGACTAAACATATTGGCGCAGGTTAAAAAGCACCAATCAAAATATGATGTGGCTGTTTGTATAAATCCTTGCTATATGTTTGATATTTAGCAGCTCAGCTTCAGTGCAGCCAATGTCTGACATCTTCACATAGTACGCAGTTGATTCTCTGGGCGAGCAGTGTCGTCTGGCCAAGTTTCTGCGCCGCTGCTGTAGCTGCGACCAATCGCATAATGCCAGCGAGTTCTTGCGATCTCCACCGAACAGTCGATCATAGCGCACAAAGTTGGGTCGTCCGCCAAAGTATTTGCCATTCTTGTTCAGCACTTCTCGTATTAGCTCCAGATTGTTGACCACAAGGCAACGCGTATGGCCAAAACTTAGTGCATAAATATCTCCATACTGCGCTGTTAGTTCCGTAAAAGCTGCAAACGGATGCGCATAGCGTCCCACGATGTGCAGATTGCCAATAATGGGCCACGGCTTTGGACCAGCTGCTTGCTTGAATTTCTGTATAGTTTCTCCCActttaacatttgctttttgtttgcacttgaTAACTATCAGCACATATGAAAAGCATATTAATGCTGCTATAATGCCACTTATTAAACCAAGTATAAGCAGTAACATTTTTCAAGACTGAACACAATTCTGATTTCACTCAAAGACCGCTTACGTtcataacttttgtttaactaaacGCTGCTGTTACTCGCTTGcctttatatgcaaaaatgttacGTGCCTTAGTCCGCATACGTCAAAGGACTGTTTTCCCAGAATTAGCACTACAGGTactcaaataaaaacagtagGTAACAAATTATCATTAGGTCAAGCAGATTAGGCCACATTAGATAAGGGCAAGCTAcctaaacatattttatgatttttgttttgttgtttacaaataataatgtatttttaagttgtattattacaattaatttattattagtttaatttgtatgctaatatacataatattcATTCATAGTCCcgatattttttgctttgagttttgttcaacaagtaaatattatattgttattataaaatcctggtatatataaaaaagttatcaatatctttaaatttaagaaattctttttaatacTTAGCTATTCttatcttttttattattaaaaggaTTTTAAAGTTATCCGAGCCGTGCTGGCGC
Proteins encoded in this region:
- the LOC108595294 gene encoding cytochrome P450 307a1, whose protein sequence is MLLLILGLISGIIAALICFSYVLIVIKCKQKANVKVGETIQKFKQAAGPKPWPIIGNLHIVGRYAHPFAAFTELTAQYGDIYALSFGHTRCLVVNNLELIREVLNKNGKYFGGRPNFVRYDRLFGGDRKNSLALCDWSQLQQRRRNLARRHCSPRESTAYYVKMSDIGCTEAERFLTCANMFSQYMCSLRFAYDDAEFDKIVGYFDEIFWEINQGYALDFLSWLQPFYQRHLSQISHWSSTIRKFILQRVMQQRELDIDLDEPDKDFTDALLKSLVEHANVSRNTIIFMLEDFIGGHSAVGNLVMLALAYIAKYPAIASSIQAEIDVVTNKSERRVNLLDMPELPYTMATLYEVLRYSSSPIVPHVATEDTQIAGHGVTTGTIIFINNYALNTSAKYWDEPDQFRPERFLQQTERKLSADSDSGIELSSPTYQLRKNLPHFLPFSIGKRTCIGQNLVRGFGFVLLANILQDYHVGTDDATKLKIYPASVALPAKCFSLTFKPR